The following proteins are encoded in a genomic region of Nicotiana sylvestris chromosome 4, ASM39365v2, whole genome shotgun sequence:
- the LOC104210463 gene encoding 14-3-3-like protein C produces MAVAPTAREENVYMAKLAEQAERYEEMVEFMEKVSNSLGSEELTVEERNLLSVAYKNVIGARRASWRIISSIEQKEESRGNEEHVNSIREYRSKIENELSKICDGILKLLDAKLIPSAASGDSKVFYLKMKGDYHRYLAEFKTGAERKEAAESTLTAYKAAQDIATTELAPTHPIRLGLALNFSVFYYEILNSPDRACNLAKQAFDEAIAELDTLGEESYKDSTLIMQLLRDNLTLWTSDMQDDGADEIKEDPKPDESKN; encoded by the exons ATGGCGGTGGCACCGACGGCGCGTGAGGAGAACGTGTATATGGCAAAGCTTGCAGAGCAAGCTGAGAGGTACGAAGAAATGGTTGAATTCATGGAGAAGGTCTCCAACTCCCTGGGCTCAGAAGAACTCACCGTGGAAGAACGAAACCTCCTCTCCGTGGCGTATAAGAACGTGATCGGAGCGCGTAGGGCATCGTGGCGTATTATCTCATCGATTGAGCAAAAGGAAGAGTCCAGAGGGAACGAGGAACACGTGAACTCTATCCGCGAGTACAGATCTAAGATTGAGAATGAGCTCTCTAAGATCTGTGATGGCATTCTGAAATTGCTCGATGCAAAGCTTATCCCTTCTGCAGCATCTGGTGATTCTAAGGTGTTTTACCTGAAAATGAAAGGAGATTACCACCGCTATTTGGCTGAGTTCAAGACCGGTGCTGAACGTAAGGAGGCTGCTGAGAGCACTCTCACTGCCTACAAAGCTGCTCAg GACATTGCTACTACTGAACTTGCCCCAACACATCCCATCCGACTTGGACTGGCTCTTAACTTCTCTGTGTTTTACTATGAGATCTTGAACTCTCCTGACCGCGCTTGCAATCTTGCTAAACAG GCCTTTGATGAAGCAATTGCTGAGTTGGATACATTGGGCGAGGAGTCTTACAAGGATAGCACTTTGATCATGCAACTTCTTCGTGACAATCTCACTCTCTGGACATCTGATATGCAG GATGATGGGGCTGATGAAATCAAGGAAGATCCCAAACCTGATGAATCCAAAAATTGA